CATCATCATGCTGCTCGGCCTCGCCGTACGCCGCTATGTCGTCCGCCCGAAGGATCTGCCGACCGTCTCCGACAATGCCCTGATGCTGGTTCTGCTGCTGCTGATCCTGGTGACCGGCTTCCTGCTGGAAGGGACGCGCATGGCCGCCACCGAGCTCGGCACCAGTCTCTCCTGGTGGTCGCCGGTCGGACTGTTCTGCGCCCAGTTCTTTGCCGGCATGGGTGAGGCGGCCCAGCGTTCGCTGCATCTTGGATTGTGGTGGTTTCACTTCGCCCTGGTGCTCGGTTTTTTCTGTGCCATCCCCTTCACCCGTTTTCGTCACCTGCTGCTGACTCCGGCCAACGTCTTCTTCCGCGATCTCGGTCCTCGGGGAAATCTGTCGACCCTCGATCTTGAAGACGAAGAAGCCGAGAGTTTCGGCGTCGCCACCGTCGCCGATCTCACCTGGAAAGATATCTTCGACGGCGACGCCTGTACGTATTGCAAGCGCTGCCAGGACCGCTGCCCGGCTTGGAACACCGACAAGCCCCTGTCGCCGATGAAGGTGGTCAACCAGATCAATGAAGTCAGCGTCGCCGGCCTGCAGAGCGACCCCGAGGCCAACCTGGTCGAAACCGTGACCAATGACGTGCTCTGGAGCTGCACCACCTGTCGTGCCTGCCAGGAGATCTGCCCGGCGACTATCGAGCATGTGACCAAGATCGTCGGCATGCGCCGCAACCTGGTGTTGATGGAGGGAGAGTTTCCCGGCGAAGAGGTGCAGAAGGCCGTGGAGCAGACCGAAGTCAACGGCAATCCCCTTGGAATGGCGCCGGCGGCCCGGGCGGATTGGGCCGAAGGGTTGGAAATTGCTGACTTCAGCAAGGGAGAAAAGGCCGATATTCTCTACTTTGTCGGCTGCTACGCTTCCTTTGACAAGCGCAACCAGAAGATCGCCAGGAGCTTTATCCAGTTGCTGTCCGCCGCCGGTATCAAGGTCGGTATTCTCGGCAAGGAAGAAAAATGTTGTGGCGAACCGGTGCGCAAGCTCGGCAACGAATACCTCTACCAGATGCTGGCGGTCGAGAATATCGAACAGCTGCAGGCGACCGGCGCCGGTCGAATCGTCACCGCCTGTCCGCACTGCTTCAACACCCTGGCCAAGGACTACCGTGATCTCGGTCTCGAACTGCCCGTCGAACATGCCAATACCTTGCTGGCCAAACTGCTGGATGAAGGTAAACTCAAGCTCAAGGCGGAAAGTCTCGACTGCACCTACCACGACTCCTGCTACCTCGGCCGCTACAATGACCTCTACGATGCCCCGCGCCGCCTGCTGGCGGCCGCCGGAGCGAAGCTGACTGAGATGGAAAAGAACCGTACCGAGAGCTTCTGCTGCGGTGCC
This region of Geothermobacter hydrogeniphilus genomic DNA includes:
- a CDS encoding (Fe-S)-binding protein; protein product: MELTREIYWNVGHSVMIPMYLLVAAAIGVLVWGLRKRLAIYRQGQSLDRTDQRGERLKGVLRDVLLQARVLRVKGAGTAHGLFFFGFVLLTIGTTLVFLQADILHPLFGIRFLKGSFYLLFSIVLDLAGLVGIIMLLGLAVRRYVVRPKDLPTVSDNALMLVLLLLILVTGFLLEGTRMAATELGTSLSWWSPVGLFCAQFFAGMGEAAQRSLHLGLWWFHFALVLGFFCAIPFTRFRHLLLTPANVFFRDLGPRGNLSTLDLEDEEAESFGVATVADLTWKDIFDGDACTYCKRCQDRCPAWNTDKPLSPMKVVNQINEVSVAGLQSDPEANLVETVTNDVLWSCTTCRACQEICPATIEHVTKIVGMRRNLVLMEGEFPGEEVQKAVEQTEVNGNPLGMAPAARADWAEGLEIADFSKGEKADILYFVGCYASFDKRNQKIARSFIQLLSAAGIKVGILGKEEKCCGEPVRKLGNEYLYQMLAVENIEQLQATGAGRIVTACPHCFNTLAKDYRDLGLELPVEHANTLLAKLLDEGKLKLKAESLDCTYHDSCYLGRYNDLYDAPRRLLAAAGAKLTEMEKNRTESFCCGAGGGRILAEEKLGERINQKRARMAAETGTGTLVSSCPFCMTMFEDGIKGAELDETLQPKDLLELLAERIES